From Haloglomus litoreum, the proteins below share one genomic window:
- a CDS encoding electron transfer flavoprotein subunit beta/FixA family protein has product MKILVTVKEVAEVEDEFQISGLDVDESYLEYDLNEWDDYAVEEAVQTSEENDDVEVVTVTVGPERSEETIRMALAKGADRAIRVWDDALEGADYLSTEAKAELLAAVAEEEDPDLILSGVQSGDDANGATGVALANKLDMEWAAVVNTLDLDIEGQVAHVHRELEGGIEELTDVQTPAVLTIQSGINEPRYASLRGIRQAQQKPLDVNELGDLGLDESTLESDIERTSMYEPESEGDATLWEGSPEETAGELANFLRDKGVVDG; this is encoded by the coding sequence ATGAAGATACTCGTCACCGTGAAAGAGGTGGCCGAGGTCGAGGACGAGTTCCAGATCTCTGGGCTCGACGTCGACGAGAGCTACCTCGAGTACGACCTCAACGAGTGGGACGACTACGCCGTCGAGGAGGCCGTCCAGACCAGCGAGGAGAACGACGACGTGGAAGTTGTCACGGTCACCGTCGGGCCCGAACGGTCCGAGGAGACCATCCGGATGGCGCTCGCGAAGGGTGCCGACCGGGCCATCCGCGTCTGGGACGACGCCCTCGAGGGCGCCGACTACCTCTCGACGGAGGCCAAGGCCGAGCTGCTGGCCGCGGTCGCCGAGGAGGAGGACCCCGACCTGATCCTCTCGGGCGTCCAGTCCGGCGACGACGCCAACGGCGCGACCGGCGTCGCGCTCGCCAACAAGCTCGACATGGAGTGGGCCGCGGTCGTCAACACGCTCGACCTCGATATCGAGGGGCAGGTCGCCCACGTCCACCGCGAGCTGGAGGGTGGCATCGAGGAGCTGACGGACGTGCAGACGCCCGCCGTCCTCACCATCCAGTCCGGTATCAACGAGCCGCGCTACGCGAGCCTGCGCGGCATCCGGCAGGCCCAGCAGAAGCCACTCGACGTCAACGAGCTGGGCGACCTGGGACTCGACGAGTCCACGCTCGAGTCCGACATCGAGCGCACCTCGATGTACGAGCCCGAATCCGAGGGCGACGCGACGCTCTGGGAGGGCTCGCCGGAGGAGACGGCCGGGGAGCTTGCTAACTTCCTCCGCGACAAGGGGGTGGTCGACGGATGA
- a CDS encoding electron transfer flavoprotein subunit alpha/FixB family protein: MTDVLAITEHRRGELRDPSFEVITAGRELADEVGGDLHLGVISGDVDAFAEDLNRDGVDAIHTVDYGEEFNHDVYAQAIPQLFEASSASILLMPNTVNGLDYAPAVADDLDLPLVTDAVGLEGGDVTEIIREQYGGKVEATYDIDSEAFAVTVRPAEWPKAEGDGDAEVAAADVDIDEDAIGSEVTGFEEVGGGDVDITEADVLVSIGRGIEEEENLPLVEELADALGATLSSSRPIVDNGWLPKNRQVGQSGKVVTPDVYIAIGISGAVQHVAGMKGADTIVAINTDPNAPIYDLADYGIVDDLFDVVPELIEEFGGEAPNL, from the coding sequence ATGACGGACGTTCTCGCCATCACCGAGCACCGTCGTGGCGAGCTCCGCGATCCCTCCTTCGAGGTCATCACCGCGGGCCGTGAGCTCGCCGACGAGGTCGGCGGCGACCTCCACCTGGGTGTCATCTCCGGCGACGTCGACGCGTTCGCCGAGGACCTCAACCGCGACGGCGTCGACGCCATCCACACCGTCGACTACGGTGAGGAGTTCAACCACGACGTCTACGCCCAGGCCATCCCGCAGCTGTTCGAGGCCAGCAGCGCGAGCATCCTGCTCATGCCGAACACGGTCAACGGGCTCGACTACGCCCCGGCCGTGGCCGACGACCTGGACCTGCCGCTCGTGACCGACGCCGTCGGGCTCGAGGGCGGCGACGTCACGGAGATCATCCGCGAGCAGTACGGTGGCAAGGTCGAGGCGACCTACGACATCGACAGCGAGGCGTTCGCCGTCACCGTCCGGCCGGCCGAGTGGCCGAAGGCCGAGGGTGACGGTGACGCCGAGGTCGCGGCGGCCGACGTCGATATCGACGAGGACGCCATCGGCTCCGAGGTCACCGGCTTCGAGGAGGTCGGCGGCGGTGACGTGGACATCACGGAGGCCGACGTGCTCGTCTCCATCGGCCGCGGCATCGAGGAGGAGGAGAACCTCCCCCTCGTCGAGGAACTCGCCGACGCGCTCGGCGCGACGCTCTCCTCGTCCCGGCCCATCGTGGACAACGGCTGGCTGCCGAAGAACCGGCAGGTCGGCCAGTCCGGCAAGGTCGTCACGCCGGACGTCTACATCGCCATCGGCATCTCCGGCGCCGTCCAGCACGTCGCCGGCATGAAGGGTGCCGACACCATCGTCGCCATCAACACGGACCCCAACGCACCGATCTACGACCTCGCCGACTACGGCATCGTCGACGACCTGTTCGACGTCGTCCCCGAGCTCATCGAGGAGTTCGGCGGCGAGGCACCCAACCTGTAG